A window of the Carassius auratus strain Wakin unplaced genomic scaffold, ASM336829v1 scaf_tig00016457, whole genome shotgun sequence genome harbors these coding sequences:
- the LOC113075215 gene encoding adhesion G protein-coupled receptor E3-like, which translates to MISALFRIVVNILKLIGHLLSASRTRKISAKAEVELLVMRGNSPPEGDFRMNISGAQLTSHWDTATGNTYHGFTTAGLLSYKGLDESLNCCFDHLETQQKQTYKINSKVVTATFINTETTNLKKPIKLTFSHLKKKNEKHMCVFWDPELDGGAWSTLGCSTVSSRADQTVCSCNKLGSFAVLTVLCDTGVPLNKDI; encoded by the exons ATGATCTCAGCATTGTTTAGGATTGTGGTAAACATACTAAAACTGATCGGACATCTGCTGTCAGCAAGTCGAACCAGGAAAATAAGTGCTAAAGCTG AAGTGGAGCTGTTAGTAATGAGGGGCAATTCTCCACCTGAGGGTGATTTCAGGATGAATATCAGTGGAGCACAGTTAACCTCCCACTGGGACACAGCAACAGGAAATACATACCACG GCTTCACGACTGCAGGTCTCCTCAGCTACAAAGGTCTGGATGAATCACTCAACTGCTGTTTTGACCATTTAGAGACACAGCAAAAGCAAACGTATAAGATCAATTCAAAAGTAGTAACTGCTACTTTTATTAACACCGAGACAACCAACCTAAAGAAACCAATAAAACTCACATTTTCTCACTTGAAG AAAAAGAATGAgaagcatatgtgtgtgttttgggatCCTGAGCTGGACGGGGGCGCGTGGTCAACACTTGGCTGCTCTACAGTGAGCTCCAGAGCCGATCAGACCGTCTGCTCCTGTAATAAACTCGGCAGTTTTGCTGTGCTGACGGTTCTCTGTGACACTGGG gtgcccTTAAACAAAGACATCTAA